Proteins from one Patescibacteria group bacterium genomic window:
- a CDS encoding GNAT family N-acetyltransferase, translating into MSLIDYIQLVVAEDSRIVELCEFLSREDIDRSFVLPLSSRDISIRERVVKIQKQGFWLLAIHGNKIVGCRGCKGIVDEKEDILEFSTTVVDPSYRGIGLGMLIFRQGVKLARDRYKPKVVRMDSTPDNEAIKRMAADSGFVVSRIYDDPVKRGSGGKSIEYILCL; encoded by the coding sequence ATGTCTCTGATAGACTATATTCAGCTAGTAGTAGCTGAAGACAGTAGAATCGTCGAGTTGTGTGAGTTTTTGAGTCGGGAGGACATAGACCGTTCTTTTGTCCTACCATTGTCTAGTAGGGACATTAGCATTAGAGAAAGGGTGGTAAAAATACAAAAGCAAGGTTTTTGGTTGCTGGCTATACATGGAAACAAAATAGTTGGCTGCCGTGGCTGCAAAGGAATTGTTGACGAAAAGGAGGATATTTTGGAGTTTTCCACCACAGTTGTTGACCCTAGTTATCGGGGGATTGGTTTGGGGATGCTTATCTTCCGACAAGGGGTCAAGTTAGCTCGTGATCGGTATAAGCCCAAAGTCGTGAGGATGGACAGTACGCCTGATAATGAAGCCATCAAGAGGATGGCTGCCGATTCAGGTTTTGTTGTAAGTCGTATCTACGACGATCCTGTAAAAAGAGGCTCTGGAGGAAAGTCAATCGAATATATTCTCTGTTTATAG
- a CDS encoding MBL fold metallo-hydrolase has product MKIKILGSGAWQGIPASFCNCDICQKASKNLYTKDARTRPQFMVETKQGTFLMEISPDIRLQSTRFSLPNVNNFLVSHWHFDHMYGLHELLTWSKGLETRPLLYGSVATKDKIDKEFSYLPFDFQLLEPYKKFNIFGVDITPLPLYHAFTIDEEFSENDINNTFGYMLGHEGKKVVYLSDYYKVPQKVLDKIKGADVLIADGTYLFTDKFRGIKLNHLHNVDILQLVDKIQAKQVYFHSISHLTSLNHQEMQEKLSENHFISYDGLEIDL; this is encoded by the coding sequence ATGAAAATAAAGATATTAGGATCAGGAGCTTGGCAAGGTATTCCAGCATCGTTTTGTAACTGCGATATTTGTCAGAAGGCATCCAAAAATTTATATACTAAAGACGCTCGTACTCGTCCACAATTTATGGTTGAGACCAAACAGGGGACTTTCTTGATGGAAATAAGCCCTGATATAAGGCTGCAATCCACCAGGTTTTCTTTACCAAACGTTAATAATTTTTTAGTAAGTCATTGGCATTTTGATCACATGTATGGTTTGCATGAACTTTTGACTTGGTCAAAGGGATTGGAGACTAGGCCATTGTTATACGGATCTGTTGCCACAAAAGATAAAATAGATAAAGAATTTAGTTATTTGCCATTTGATTTTCAGTTGTTAGAGCCCTATAAAAAATTTAATATTTTCGGGGTAGATATAACACCATTGCCTTTATATCATGCATTTACAATAGATGAAGAATTTTCAGAAAATGATATTAATAACACTTTTGGATATATGCTGGGGCATGAAGGAAAAAAAGTAGTTTATTTATCAGATTATTATAAAGTACCGCAGAAAGTTTTGGATAAAATCAAAGGAGCTGATGTGTTGATTGCAGACGGCACTTATCTTTTTACTGATAAGTTCAGAGGAATAAAACTAAATCATTTGCATAATGTAGATATATTGCAGTTAGTTGATAAAATTCAGGCAAAACAAGTTTATTTTCATAGTATTTCCCATTTGACCAGTTTGAACCATCAGGAAATGCAAGAAAAATTGTCAGAAAACCATTTTATTTCATACGACGGTTTAGAAATTGATCTTTAA
- a CDS encoding nuclear transport factor 2 family protein, with protein MNKKLSKNIKLVLDILSDEVKGDVKSSLKKMHRDYTMTWVYQNRKGVLFPRSEKISPKDLSEVYVIKDRHYDIKNIAEGKNLVIVEMIESYTDPKTKKKFRTPLVIVLEFKDGKIKTGRHYCDPKLSYLYLSKEQVNKAFKK; from the coding sequence ATGAATAAGAAACTAAGTAAAAATATTAAATTAGTTTTGGATATACTGTCAGATGAAGTAAAAGGTGATGTAAAATCTTCTTTGAAAAAAATGCATCGCGACTATACTATGACCTGGGTCTACCAAAATAGAAAAGGTGTGTTGTTTCCCAGATCGGAGAAAATATCCCCCAAAGACCTATCAGAAGTATATGTGATAAAAGATCGACATTATGATATAAAAAACATCGCGGAAGGAAAAAATCTAGTAATAGTAGAGATGATAGAAAGCTATACTGATCCAAAAACCAAGAAAAAATTTCGCACTCCTTTAGTAATAGTACTAGAGTTTAAAGATGGTAAGATAAAAACTGGTAGACACTACTGTGACCCAAAACTCTCATATCTATATCTTAGTAAAGAACAAGTAAATAAGGCTTTTAAAAAATAA
- a CDS encoding GNAT family N-acetyltransferase: MNYYQAKTEGDFKFIASLFSPDHTEYMLTKKVDYKHLMKSGQSEYRHNFIATVDGKKIAWFNLVQSDDLGRVNFGMIVDKVYQGMGYGQQIMEIIENEAKKLGAKKIRLGVFQDNNPAVHIYKKFGFKETGKVINMEKKL, from the coding sequence ATGAATTACTATCAAGCAAAAACAGAAGGTGATTTCAAATTTATAGCTTCACTTTTTAGTCCAGACCATACGGAATATATGTTGACCAAAAAGGTAGACTATAAACATTTGATGAAGTCAGGTCAGTCAGAATATAGACATAATTTTATTGCTACTGTAGATGGTAAAAAAATTGCCTGGTTCAACTTAGTCCAGTCCGATGATTTGGGCAGAGTAAATTTTGGTATGATAGTTGATAAGGTTTACCAGGGTATGGGCTATGGCCAACAGATAATGGAGATTATAGAAAATGAAGCCAAAAAATTGGGAGCCAAAAAGATAAGATTAGGAGTTTTCCAAGATAATAATCCAGCAGTTCATATATATAAAAAGTTTGGATTTAAGGAAACTGGTAAAGTGATAAACATGGAAAAGAAATTATAA
- a CDS encoding transglutaminase-like domain-containing protein gives MTEENKKYLKFGKYTANCSEELLGKIKTLNLDKVDKDTVHKIFKLIRQEFDPRLHKVEIVNDLAKSRFISAKDLYSKRQYSCGSLATLVASILRTLGVPNKLIDGKYIKDNPNMRHAWNEVYLLDQGKFVAFDITKPGFSLSKYHIKEGEYIDWEDLEI, from the coding sequence ATGACCGAAGAAAATAAAAAATATTTAAAATTTGGCAAATACACAGCTAATTGCTCGGAGGAGCTTTTAGGTAAAATTAAAACTTTAAATTTAGATAAAGTAGACAAAGACACTGTTCATAAAATTTTTAAACTTATTAGACAAGAGTTTGATCCAAGATTACACAAGGTTGAAATAGTGAATGATCTTGCAAAATCCCGATTTATTTCGGCTAAAGATTTATATAGTAAAAGACAATATTCTTGTGGTTCTTTAGCAACATTGGTTGCTTCTATCCTTCGAACTTTAGGTGTGCCAAACAAGCTAATCGATGGAAAATATATAAAAGATAATCCAAATATGAGACATGCTTGGAATGAAGTATATTTATTAGATCAGGGAAAGTTTGTGGCCTTTGATATAACTAAACCGGGGTTTTCATTGAGTAAATATCATATAAAAGAAGGTGAATACATTGATTGGGAGGATTTAGAAATATAA
- a CDS encoding class IV adenylate cyclase — protein sequence MGGFRNIKNDPKEMPNKSNILEAEAKFRCKDIDKLKSLCQKYNFRKKDLIKEIDDYFTDKEKTFIRDRVCLRFRDKNGKKEFTYKGKSESDSNLFIKNEYNIQMDQSEYKEKIRFLESLGFYKYVTVIKKREVYTQVDGHYTKNVMFDNVEGVGNFVEFEIITQNKDISDQNVIKNKLNQFIDNFREVGLEKADLPYRDYVSESKGIE from the coding sequence TTGGGAGGATTTAGAAATATAAAAAATGATCCAAAAGAAATGCCTAATAAAAGTAATATATTAGAAGCAGAAGCAAAATTTAGATGTAAAGATATTGATAAATTGAAATCTTTGTGCCAGAAGTATAATTTTCGAAAAAAAGACTTAATCAAAGAAATAGATGATTATTTTACCGACAAAGAAAAAACTTTTATAAGAGATAGAGTATGTTTGAGGTTCCGTGATAAAAATGGAAAGAAGGAATTCACGTATAAGGGTAAATCGGAGTCAGATTCTAATCTTTTTATTAAAAACGAATATAATATACAAATGGACCAATCCGAATATAAAGAGAAAATAAGATTTTTAGAATCACTGGGTTTTTATAAATATGTCACGGTTATTAAAAAAAGAGAGGTGTATACTCAAGTTGATGGGCATTATACCAAGAATGTTATGTTTGATAATGTAGAGGGAGTCGGTAATTTTGTGGAGTTTGAGATTATAACTCAAAATAAAGATATATCAGATCAAAATGTAATAAAAAATAAGCTGAATCAATTTATTGATAATTTTAGAGAAGTTGGTTTAGAAAAAGCCGATCTTCCGTATAGAGATTATGTATCAGAATCAAAAGGTATAGAATAG
- a CDS encoding CHAP domain-containing protein produces the protein MKKSDFGSIIFMFCTLIMIVPRQILAVGDAVKQITDKTKYVDQYFEVNQNGQFKLYVYLGDQKIATIDNDDNYFNLDNHLSSHTIITNPTGQIVETNDYDDYGSVIHSESSINNDYKFTGKEFDTETGLQYFGQRYYDSDVGRFASIDPLLISEINQFLSDPQQLNSYSYSRNNPISLVDKTGEKVSEFQPYYSSSGFYEYRQDYGKYRGMELVSAGEYSGQGWHDYQCVDWVKKFVNDQYKVELGSIGNANFYSKQSSFNDFNKSHDGQYTVYKNNSSIMPQENDILTWSGGDYGHVGIIAEVSFDGNSNIGYVYTLEQNYSGKQGLYSQSFVRSYNDSGQPEYTVNDRGGLKVQGWARYSQQTSIPYSNILYTPAPGNYIYE, from the coding sequence ATGAAAAAAAGCGATTTTGGGAGCATAATTTTTATGTTTTGCACTTTGATAATGATTGTTCCCCGGCAGATCTTGGCTGTCGGGGACGCAGTCAAACAAATAACTGATAAAACAAAATATGTAGATCAGTATTTTGAGGTTAATCAAAATGGCCAATTTAAATTGTATGTTTATTTAGGAGATCAAAAAATTGCTACTATAGATAATGATGATAATTATTTCAATTTGGACAACCATTTGAGCTCACATACCATTATTACCAACCCGACGGGTCAAATAGTAGAGACAAATGATTATGATGATTATGGCAGTGTTATACACAGTGAATCATCAATAAATAATGATTATAAATTCACTGGTAAGGAGTTTGATACAGAAACGGGCTTGCAATATTTTGGTCAGAGATATTATGATAGTGATGTTGGCAGATTTGCTAGTATTGATCCTTTGCTTATATCTGAGATAAATCAATTTTTGTCTGATCCGCAACAGCTCAATAGCTATAGCTACAGTCGTAATAATCCAATTAGCTTAGTGGATAAGACAGGGGAAAAAGTGTCTGAGTTTCAGCCATATTATAGTAGTAGCGGGTTTTATGAATACAGGCAGGATTATGGTAAATATAGAGGTATGGAATTGGTAAGTGCTGGCGAGTATTCGGGACAAGGTTGGCATGATTATCAATGTGTCGATTGGGTTAAAAAATTTGTGAATGACCAATATAAAGTTGAATTAGGCAGCATAGGTAACGCCAATTTTTATAGTAAACAATCAAGTTTTAATGATTTTAATAAGAGTCACGACGGACAATATACTGTTTATAAAAATAATAGCAGTATAATGCCTCAAGAAAATGATATTTTGACTTGGTCAGGTGGCGATTATGGACACGTAGGTATAATTGCGGAAGTAAGTTTTGATGGAAATTCTAATATAGGTTATGTTTATACATTAGAGCAGAATTATAGCGGTAAACAGGGACTATATAGTCAATCATTTGTTCGTTCATACAATGATAGTGGTCAGCCAGAATATACAGTAAATGATAGAGGTGGATTAAAAGTTCAAGGATGGGCACGCTATAGTCAGCAGACTAGTATTCCATATAGTAATATATTATATACTCCCGCTCCGGGAAATTATATTTATGAATAG